GCATCATGTGGACCGATGGTTGACAGCCAGGACTACTCCCGGGAGCGTAGAGTTGAAGCCGTCGCCCAAGCGCTTCAGCCAGGGCCTGAATCGCATCCCGTCCCGATCCCAGGCAGTCTCGTCCGCTCGTACCTCTCTGCCCTCGGGAGACCGACGCCGGAGGGGCAGGACGTGTCGTCCGAAGACGCCCAGTCTCTTTTGGACGGGGCCACCGCACTCGTCGCTGAGTTCGTCAGAACGAGCGGATATCGCGCCCTGGTGGATGCGGAGTCAAGGTGCCGCACTCGAAGAGACTCTCTAGCTTCGCAGTATGAAGAGGCCGTTCGGTACGAGGAGGGGTACAAGTCGCTGGCTCGGCTGATCCGAGTTACACGAGATCACGAGGGCAAACTCGTCCTGATCCACAGGAACCTTGTCGAGGAGGAGAGTGACCCCCACGTAGAAGTCTTGTCGTGGGACATCTATGACGGGCCTGCTCAGCACGACCTCTTCGGTCTCTCGTCGGTCGTGCTCGGGGTCTGGAAGGACGCCGATGACCCCTGGATCCATAGCCCTGGAAACACAAGTGCCGGTGCCGTCCTTTTCACTGAATGGCTCCGCTTTAGGGTAGCGACCAACCTCCGCGCGCTCCCTGAGGACTGGGACGACGTCGACCCACTTCGGGCGATCGACCGAGTGGTGGCACAAGCGGAGAATCGTAGGAAGCCGCTCGCGCTGGAGGTAGGTGCCGCCGAGTTCGAGTGGACCGTCCTCAACCAAGCGCTCGACCGCCCCCTCCTCTTCGGAAGGCCCGTCAAGGCCACTGCGGTCGTCGACCTTGATGCGGTCACACGAGTACACCGACGGACTCTACTCAGGTCGGATCACCTCTTCTTCCGTGCCGCTGTGGCCGCGCTCGTCTGGGGGGGTAGGGCGAGCTCTCTCAGTAACGCGTACGACCTCCTCGTCACCGAGGTACTTGGTGGCCCTCCCCGATTCGATGAGGAGTGGACGGAAGCGACCAGCCCCGTGCCATACTCCAGCGCGAAGAGCCTAGAGAACTGGTTCTCCAAGAAGAGGGTGCAGATGGAGCGCCTGCGAGAGCAAGGGGTCAGAGTGTTCGAGGACGAGGACCTCAGTACAGAGCGCGAGCGGCAAGCACTCCGGGACTGGGCAGGCCTCCTGTACCTATCGGTCGTGCCGCGACCGACCTAGCCCCTCGCTGAGAGGGAGCGATCGAGCGTGCCCATCGCTCGTGGGTAATGCACCCCATCGTTGGTGGGATGATGGGGGCCGGAGGAATCGGTCTATTGCGGCACACAACCGCAAGCGGTCGCCGTGGACTTCCGAGACCTCCACCCTGCTCTCCAAGCGTTTCTGATCGCGCTCGTCGCCGAGGCCGTCCGGCCGGCCGTTGCCGACGCGCTGACCGACGCGCTCCCCGAGGTCCTCCGCCGGGCCTCGATCCCGACCTACCTCTCGCGACAGGAGGTCCTCGCCCTCACGGGATGGAGCGACCGGCACCTCAGCTACCTCCAGTCCGAGGGCCAGATCCCGTTCCTCAAGCGCGGGCGGACCGTCAGGTTCCGCGCCGACGACATCGAGGCCTACTTGATGGAGGGCTACGTCGTGCCGAAGGGGCGCGGCCGGGGCACGCAGTAGCGGTGGCCCCGATGACAAACCGGCCCACGGCGGCGCTCCAGCGCCGGCCCACCCACAGCGTCTTCCCCGACTTCGTCCGGAACCGAGTCGACGGGTTCTGGGCACCGGACTGGGTCCTCCGGTCCCACCCGGGGTTCACCGGGAAGGAGGACGCGTTGGGCGAGGTGTACGCCGAGTCGGCGTCCCACGAGAACCTCTACATCCAGAACGGCCCGAGCGGGCTCTTGGTCGCCGGGAGCCTCCGGAACTGGGCGGTGGCCGTGGGCCTCCTGTCGGCCGACGACCCATTCGGGCCCGACGAGGTCGCCCGGGTGCTCGCGGCCCTCGACGACCTCCTCGAGGCGCCTGCGGGCACGGTAGCGAGCGGCCGGCTCACGAAGATCGAGCTCGCGGGCGACCTCGCCCTCCCCCGTCCGGTCGGCGCCTACGCCGACGCGAGCGAGGACCTCCCGGGCACGACGCCCTGGCGGGTCGGGCACCGGACGGCCTACCACAAGGCGGACAAGTTCGAGGTCCGGCTCTACGACAAGGTCGAGGAGGCGCTCGACAATGGCCGCCCGCTCCCGACCGCTCACGTCGGCGCCCACGTCGGGCGTGTCGAGTACGTCCTCCACCGGGGCGGCGTCCCCCGCTACCTCGGTCACCTCAAGGACGAGGGGGGCGTCGTCCGTGCCGGCGTCCTCGCTGACCCCGAGGCGCGCGACGAGCTCGCCCAGGTCTGGGCCGCCCGAGTGCGAGACCTCTCGTTCCGCCGGGTCCCCCACCCAGCCTACACACCAGAGAACGCCACCGACCGGATCCGGTGGCACGGGGTCCAGCGGATCCTCGCGACGGGCGGTCTCTCGGCGGAGATCGCCCGGATCGACGCTGACCGGCGTTCCGACGGGCTAACGGCCCAGCAGGCGAAGGACCAGAAGGAGACGGTCCGGAAGTGGGTCCTGAGCCCCCGCTACTCGTCCGTCTCGGACCTCCAGGCCGAGTTCGAGGCGGCCGTCGACGCCGTCGCCCGGACCTACGCCACCTGACCACCCACCGCGCCCCAGGCGCACTCCCATGAAGTTCTACGCCGTCCGCCGCGGCCGCAGACGCGGCGTCTACGAGACTTGGGCCGAGGCCCAGGAGCAGGTCGCCCTCTACCCCGGGGCGGAGCACAGGTCGTTCCGGACGCGGGCCCAGGCCGAGGCCTACCTCGGCCGCCACGTCGACGACGAGGCCGACGCCCTCCCCTACGTGGAAGTCCACGACGGCGGCCGGACGACCGTCGTGGCGCTGACGGACGAGGTCCGCGCCGCGCTCCGCGAGGCCGGCGTCGCCATCGCCTCCGAGTAGCCCGGTCTCCACAACTGTGGAGACCGCCCCCACACCCCACGGACATGGATACCCCTACGGACACGAACACCCCCACCGCCCCGATCGCCCCCGACGGGCTCACCGACGACGACCGCGTCGAGCACGACCGGCTCGTCGCCGACATCAAGGCGGCCGACCGCGACACGCTCCCGGCCATGGTCCGCGTCGGCGTCGCGATCCTGGCCCTCATGGCGTTCCGGAGCCTCCGTCCCCGGCACGAGCGGGCCCGCCCGTGGGCCCGCGTGGCCGAGGAGGACCTCGAGATGAGCGAGAGCCGGTCGTACCAGCTGAAGGACCTCGCGGTCGTCGACCGGGCCCTCCGCGAGGCCGGGGTCGAGCCGGTCACCGTCGTCTCGCACGCGGTCGCGCTCAGCCCCCTGCGGGACGACCCCGACCGGATCGCCGAGGCCGCCCGCCTTGGCCGGGCCATGGCCGAGGCCGAGGCCACCGCGCCCGCGGCCCGGCACTTCGCGGCGGCCCGGTTCCGAGTGCTCAACATGGAGGAGCCCGGGGAGCAGGTCGAGGGCGACGTGGCGCTCACACACAACGACGAGTCCGAGCGCGACCCGTGGCCATGGGGCGCGCTCGCGCGGGACCGGTTCACCAAGGTCCC
This sequence is a window from Rubrivirga marina. Protein-coding genes within it:
- a CDS encoding helix-turn-helix transcriptional regulator; translated protein: MDFRDLHPALQAFLIALVAEAVRPAVADALTDALPEVLRRASIPTYLSRQEVLALTGWSDRHLSYLQSEGQIPFLKRGRTVRFRADDIEAYLMEGYVVPKGRGRGTQ
- a CDS encoding RNase H1/viroplasmin domain-containing protein codes for the protein MKFYAVRRGRRRGVYETWAEAQEQVALYPGAEHRSFRTRAQAEAYLGRHVDDEADALPYVEVHDGGRTTVVALTDEVRAALREAGVAIASE